DNA from bacterium:
GCCGTTATGCCCCACTTTTCTTCATCCTCACCGAACTTTTTGGCATAGGCGCGAACGGCCGTTTCTACCGCCAGCGCGTGTTTGCGTAAACTTTCGCCTTTCGTGTATTCACATAGTAATTGCCAAGCATCGTCGCGTGTCATACTATTCCTTTTGTTAATGAGGCAAATTCAAATAAAAATTTTATTGCTTGCCATTGAATTATATAAGAAGTTTAGAGTATGATGGCCGATATAATACTCGTCATTCATTTGCTGTATGTGAGCTTCGTCATCGGCGGTTTAGGCGCGATTTGGATCGGCGCTTGTTTCCGATGGCAGTGGATTAGGAATTTTTGGTTCCGGATGATTCATCTGGTTGCCATCGCCTTAGTTGCAATAGAATCGATCTTCGGCGTCGTGTGTCCGCTCACCGAATGGGAAAATAGATTACGCCAATCAAGCGGCGGTTATCAAACCAGTTTCATGCAGCACTGGATACACAAGATCTTATTCTATCACGCCGCAGAAGAAGTGTTCACGGTCATATATGTTCTATTTACTCTGCTCGTTACAGCGTCGCTTTTTTTTGTCAGGCCCGCAAAGCCGTAGTTATCGTGCGTTGATTATGTTGAATCCCGCCGCTTTTTTTAACCGGTTCATCACCGCCAATCCAAATCCATCTTCAGGAAGCGATTCGATTAATATAAGCTCTATTTTCTTATCGTCCATGCGGCGCAGCACGCGAAATAGATTTTTTGCAATCTGTTGTGCGGAGGAGCCGATGAATACGTTGGATACGTTTCTAAAAATACGATTACGATCGGTAACTAAAACGGCAATGTTTTTTGCGGCCGAGCGATGCACGATGGATCGGACTTTTTTTTCAACGGCTTCAGTATTTCCCCTTATTATTTTTAATTTTGCTTTCGGCGCGTAATGCCGGTATTTCATTCCCGGTGATGTAACGGAGACAATTTTTCTGTTCGATCTTACTGTAGGATGCAGGGTAACGTTTCCGATAATTTTTCTAATTTCATTCTGTGTGATTTTTCCTGGCCGCAAAATCACCGGAACTTTTTTTGTCAGGTCTATGACGGTTGATTCTAAACCTACCAGAGTAGGACCGCCGTCGATAACGCAGGCTATACGGCTATTCAAATCATGAATAACATGCGCGGCATCGGTCGGACTGGGTTTGCCGGAACAATTAGCCGAAGGGGCGGCCAGCGGAAATCCGCATCCGCGGATGAGTTCGCGCGCAATTTTATGTTTTGGCAATCGAATAGCGACCGTGTTTAATCCTGCAGAAATTTCCGAAGGAACCACATCTGATTTTTTGAATACAATCGTCAATGGCCCCGGCCAAAATTTCCTGATCAATTTTTCTGCGCTTGGGGGTACCGACTTTGCGAGCGCGTAAAGCTGTTTTTTATCGGCAATGTGAATGATCAACGGATTGTCTGACGGCCGTCCTTTGGCCTTGAATATCTTCCGAATCGCTTTCGACGATAAGGCATTGGCCCCGAGCCCGTACACCGTTTCAGTCGGAAAAGCTACCAGTTCGCCTTGTTGCAAATAAGCGGCGGCCTGTCGAATTAATCGGGGTTCAGGAACTTTTGAGTCTATGGTAAGAATAACGGTTTTCATATAATCAAAAATAAGAAACAAAACTTTGCAGTGGTGAAATAACTTGATTGTAACTCGGGCCGATTTTTGATTACACTTTATTTCGGGCGAACTTTGACTATGACCAGCGTAATGTCGTCATGTTGTTCCGCATTCCTGCAAAACGCGCCCACTTCGGATACGATCTTGTTCAAGAGATCTTGTGATGACAGATTTGTGTTGGATTGTACCATGTCGTACAGTTTGTCATCGCCAAATTCTTCCTGCTTTGTATTCATAGCCTCGGTGATACCGTCCGTATAGAATATGAATGAATTGTCCTCGTCCAGTTTTTCAATTTGTTCGTCCAGGTTATCTTCAAATTTTTCTCCGGTAACGAGCCCAACGCCAATTCCTTTACATTGGATCAGTTTCAATTTACCGTGATGGAGAGCGATAACGGGGTTATGGCCGGCTCTGCAGATCGTGATTGTTTTTTTATAAGTATCGACCAGCGCAAGAATGATGGTAACGAAAGATTGTCTTTCCATTCCGTGGTACATCCATTTGTTCACTTCAATAAGAATTTGCCTCGGAGACGAATAGAGACGGCTTGCGATTTGGATCATACCCTGAATCTTGGACATATACAGAGCGGCTGAGACGCCTTTTCCGGAAACGTCCCCGACGGCAATCAGCAAGCGGCCGTCATCCAGAGGAATATAATCAAAATAATCCCCGCCAACGGACAACGCAGGTATCGAAACGCCAGCGATGTCAAGAGTTGGAATATCGGGGCTTTTGCTCGGCAATAGCGACTGTTGGATGCGGCGTCCGACATTGAGTTCGTTTTCCAGTTTTGCTTTTTCCAATTCCTCTTTTAAAAGGCGCGCGTTCTCAATAGCGATGCCGGCCTGGTTGGCCAGGGTTGTCAATAAATCAATATCTTCTTGCGAAAACGGTTTTTCAGAGAGTTTAGGTCCCATAAAAAGAACGCCGACGAGTTTTTCTTTTTTGAACATCGGTACGGAGAGAACGATATTCGATTCACGGATCGTATTTTTTTCGTCGTCAGGAATATTTAATTCGGATAGAGCGACGGTATAGAGCGACTGTGCTTTTTGCGTACGTGTCAGAATCCCAATAAGCCCGTTCTTGCGGTTGAGTATTTCGCAGTGGCCTTTGGTAATGCCTCGCTGAACATAATTAACAGGCTCTTCTTTTTCCGCCATGTACAAAGTGATGGCCATTGATTCAATGTGCATGGTCTCCACCACGGTATAAATAACTTTTTGAAGAATCTGGTCAAGTTGTGTAAGGCCCGGCAAATCTTGAGAAAAACGAAGTAATGCTTTTTGATAATTATACCGTTCTCTGAAGAACCGCTTATCAACCACCTCCTGGATTCGCTCTTTTACGGGCGCAAATACGAAAGCAACAACAAGTAATATCCCGAATTGTAAAACCGGGCTATTGGCGCCGTAACCCGTCCAGTTTTGAATAACATAGCCTGCCAGGAATAATATAACAAGATACGTCAAGGCCAGGCTGGCCGTCGCCGACGCATAAACTAAACTTTGCTTAATAATCAACTCCGTATCCATCGTACGGTACCGAAATATCGAATAGCCGAAGGAAAGCGGAATCAACACAACGATAAGTACAGGAAAAAGAAATTCAGGATAATTAATGAATATCGCCTGAAAGTAAAACGGGATTAAAAACAAATAGATGAATCCCGTGAATCCGATTGCAGTGCCGACTAAAATACTTTTAAACGGCTTGCGTTCTTTCTGATCTTTTAGATTAAAATAGCTATGACAAAATACGCCAAAACCAATTCCCATCATGGAAAACATAATGCTGATGGCCACTCCTCCGTTGTTTAAAAAGAAAAGCAATACGGTATTGAGAATAGAAAAAACGTAGATCGACGGTACAACCCATCGTCGCTTTTTTATGGTCAGTTTCTCACGGGGAAACCATAAAAAGAAATGAATGAAATAAGCCGGAAACATGGCAAATCCGACTATCGCGTTGATCAGCCAAAAAAAATTGCCCTGATATCCGGGGCCAAAAACCGTGCCTATGACCACGAACATCAATGCGCCGGTGGTAGACATCTTGAAGAATAATCGGGGTATCCAGTCGCCCGGCCGTGTATGGCCGACGATCCAGCCGATAAAGAGAAAACCAAACCCCAGCATGGCCAGGGACAAATAAACCGGATTGTAAGATTTGACGATCTGCAAAGGCATTTTCATAATGTCGCCCTTACGCGATATCGTGTAATAGACGGTATCTTGAGGCGTAGCGATATTCAGAATTCTCTGGGCTTGTTGATCGCTGCGAATCGTAGAATCATTGATAGCTAAAAGAATATCTCCGTCCTTTATACCTGCCCGGTCGGTGACGCCGCCTTCCAGAATAGTTCGAATGGCAAGCACATCTTTCCCGTCGATTTTTTCACGAACCCAGACGCATTGATCATTGGAAAATATCTTAATGAAGAAGGCATCTATGAAGAAATACAAACAGGTCAAAGTAACGTAGATTCCAACGGCCGCGAACACACGCCTGTAAAATTTTGGAGTGAAGTAATTCTTGATATTCATAACGTCATCCCTTGGTATTAAGTTTTTCATAATATTTTTTTGTGATCGCTAAAGCGTCGACGCTCGGCAAATTGGAAATACCCATTGCGTCAGAGACATAGTCTGTGTTTCGCATACCGTTTAATACGCAGGATACGCCGTCCAGTTGCGTCAAGAGCGACAGGGCAATTCGGCTCAAAGATTCTTTCGATACCGGATAGCCGGATTGATATAAGGCTTGTCGTATGGAATCCGAGCCGCTTTGCTTGGATGCGGACAAAAATCGTTCGATGCCGTCCAAAGACTGATTGATTACCTGAATAAAACGATTTTGCCAGTCGGGCCAGCGAACATTGGTTCCAAATTGCTCCTGAGCCTGACGCATCCAGTGCGTGATGGGCGGAACGATGTATTGATTCATCACACCTTCCCAGTAATCGCCCGACGGAAGATCCTTGGCTACAAATTTCAAATACGCCGCAATACCTTCACGATCCGACCCGAATGCTTCGCCTCCGAATGTAGACGCAAAAGCATCTTCCGTTTCTTTCAACGGCAACAATACTTTTTCAAGTTCCTTATCCCCGGGTTTAGATTCGCCGGGCTTGACGTAATCGGCAATGCGGTAAAGTTTATTTCCATAAAAAGCATTCAAAGGGCGATTGATCAGAACGCCGATATTTTTTTCTTTACAGAAATGCAGAGCCGTTTTACCGTTGTGCGTGGAGTACACGGCGCCTCCGGCTTCGTACAAATTCATCGGTAATTGAATGATCTTAAAATGATGATCCGGCGAAATATCTTCGGCCTGCACGAGCGCGCGTTGGACGCTGGTTCGAGCGCGGTCTTTTCCGTGAGCGCCAAAATTATTTGAACTGATTCCGTAATAACGGATTCGTCCGGTCTTGACTTGTGATTCCAGAAATTGAAAGGCGTTACGAATTCGCCGATAAAATTTATCAAGAACCATTTCAGTTATCGGATTAAGTTTCGCCGCATGATTGATAAAATACTCAGGATTATGCAGGAGATAGACGTCAATGACATCGGTTTGCATACGCCTCAAGGAACGCTCGATCTGCGTTTCAAGAAATTCCGGATGAATACAATGCCACAAGTCATCGGTATATTCGACTACTTCCGGAAATGTTCTGTGACTTGCGAGAACCATGTTTTGTCCCTGGATATAGCCGCCTTTGGTAATGAGAATGATCTTCGTGCGGTCGTAGTCTTTCAGCACTTTACCTATGAGCGTTTCGGATAAGCCGTCTCCGTAGTTGGCGCTCGTATCAATCAGATTACCGCCGATATCGAGATAATGACGGAGCGCGGAT
Protein-coding regions in this window:
- a CDS encoding DUF2784 domain-containing protein, coding for MMADIILVIHLLYVSFVIGGLGAIWIGACFRWQWIRNFWFRMIHLVAIALVAIESIFGVVCPLTEWENRLRQSSGGYQTSFMQHWIHKILFYHAAEEVFTVIYVLFTLLVTASLFFVRPAKP
- a CDS encoding SpoIIE family protein phosphatase, which gives rise to MKNLIPRDDVMNIKNYFTPKFYRRVFAAVGIYVTLTCLYFFIDAFFIKIFSNDQCVWVREKIDGKDVLAIRTILEGGVTDRAGIKDGDILLAINDSTIRSDQQAQRILNIATPQDTVYYTISRKGDIMKMPLQIVKSYNPVYLSLAMLGFGFLFIGWIVGHTRPGDWIPRLFFKMSTTGALMFVVIGTVFGPGYQGNFFWLINAIVGFAMFPAYFIHFFLWFPREKLTIKKRRWVVPSIYVFSILNTVLLFFLNNGGVAISIMFSMMGIGFGVFCHSYFNLKDQKERKPFKSILVGTAIGFTGFIYLFLIPFYFQAIFINYPEFLFPVLIVVLIPLSFGYSIFRYRTMDTELIIKQSLVYASATASLALTYLVILFLAGYVIQNWTGYGANSPVLQFGILLVVAFVFAPVKERIQEVVDKRFFRERYNYQKALLRFSQDLPGLTQLDQILQKVIYTVVETMHIESMAITLYMAEKEEPVNYVQRGITKGHCEILNRKNGLIGILTRTQKAQSLYTVALSELNIPDDEKNTIRESNIVLSVPMFKKEKLVGVLFMGPKLSEKPFSQEDIDLLTTLANQAGIAIENARLLKEELEKAKLENELNVGRRIQQSLLPSKSPDIPTLDIAGVSIPALSVGGDYFDYIPLDDGRLLIAVGDVSGKGVSAALYMSKIQGMIQIASRLYSSPRQILIEVNKWMYHGMERQSFVTIILALVDTYKKTITICRAGHNPVIALHHGKLKLIQCKGIGVGLVTGEKFEDNLDEQIEKLDEDNSFIFYTDGITEAMNTKQEEFGDDKLYDMVQSNTNLSSQDLLNKIVSEVGAFCRNAEQHDDITLVIVKVRPK
- a CDS encoding aldo/keto reductase; this translates as MPVILIRSIPTFPVPAAFKKCKILFPLPKASFLWEGRFFCCRQNKPFFAPFFLLILFPMNASTLYRPLGSTGLSCHPIGFGSYRISEGNTVHESALRHYLDIGGNLIDTSANYGDGLSETLIGKVLKDYDRTKIILITKGGYIQGQNMVLASHRTFPEVVEYTDDLWHCIHPEFLETQIERSLRRMQTDVIDVYLLHNPEYFINHAAKLNPITEMVLDKFYRRIRNAFQFLESQVKTGRIRYYGISSNNFGAHGKDRARTSVQRALVQAEDISPDHHFKIIQLPMNLYEAGGAVYSTHNGKTALHFCKEKNIGVLINRPLNAFYGNKLYRIADYVKPGESKPGDKELEKVLLPLKETEDAFASTFGGEAFGSDREGIAAYLKFVAKDLPSGDYWEGVMNQYIVPPITHWMRQAQEQFGTNVRWPDWQNRFIQVINQSLDGIERFLSASKQSGSDSIRQALYQSGYPVSKESLSRIALSLLTQLDGVSCVLNGMRNTDYVSDAMGISNLPSVDALAITKKYYEKLNTKG
- a CDS encoding threonylcarbamoyl-AMP synthase codes for the protein MKTVILTIDSKVPEPRLIRQAAAYLQQGELVAFPTETVYGLGANALSSKAIRKIFKAKGRPSDNPLIIHIADKKQLYALAKSVPPSAEKLIRKFWPGPLTIVFKKSDVVPSEISAGLNTVAIRLPKHKIARELIRGCGFPLAAPSANCSGKPSPTDAAHVIHDLNSRIACVIDGGPTLVGLESTVIDLTKKVPVILRPGKITQNEIRKIIGNVTLHPTVRSNRKIVSVTSPGMKYRHYAPKAKLKIIRGNTEAVEKKVRSIVHRSAAKNIAVLVTDRNRIFRNVSNVFIGSSAQQIAKNLFRVLRRMDDKKIELILIESLPEDGFGLAVMNRLKKAAGFNIINAR